From the Exiguobacterium aurantiacum genome, one window contains:
- a CDS encoding LacI family DNA-binding transcriptional regulator: MANIRDIAKYADVSVTTVSRVLNEHPYVSKEKRERVRRAMAELGYLRNQQALTLSTGRTQRFVVVLPYLDHPYYGLFVNGLAKAALQRDYRLVMWQTEYQLDQERQALDLLKHREVDGAILLSHTMSFDEMETYRQFGPIAVATVGAPQTISSVHVDHYTAFVAGLRVLAQAGYAEIGIVLSRQDSPSSIARQQAYFDEVELARERWVWTGYLTSEDGIGLADAFLRQQERPRALFFSSDYVALGFLGELRRRGVSIPDEVAILGFDGHPIGQAFGLSTMHSPNEDIGRTLFDVTFEEMKGAASVTNSLTVTYLPGTTL, translated from the coding sequence ATGGCGAACATCCGAGATATCGCGAAATATGCGGACGTATCTGTGACGACGGTGTCGCGCGTGCTCAATGAGCACCCGTATGTGTCGAAAGAGAAGCGTGAACGGGTGCGACGGGCGATGGCCGAGCTTGGCTATTTACGGAATCAGCAGGCGCTGACGTTGTCGACCGGTCGCACGCAGCGTTTCGTCGTCGTGTTGCCGTATTTGGATCATCCGTATTATGGACTGTTCGTTAACGGGCTCGCGAAAGCCGCCCTCCAAAGAGATTACCGACTCGTCATGTGGCAGACAGAGTATCAACTCGACCAAGAACGGCAAGCGCTTGATTTATTGAAGCACCGTGAAGTCGATGGGGCGATTCTGTTATCCCATACGATGTCATTCGATGAGATGGAAACGTATCGACAATTTGGTCCGATTGCGGTTGCGACCGTCGGAGCGCCGCAGACGATTTCTTCGGTTCACGTCGATCATTACACCGCGTTCGTCGCCGGGTTGCGCGTGTTGGCGCAAGCCGGATATGCCGAAATCGGCATCGTGTTGTCACGACAAGACAGTCCAAGCTCGATTGCGCGTCAGCAGGCGTACTTCGATGAAGTCGAACTTGCGCGTGAGCGGTGGGTCTGGACCGGTTACTTGACGAGCGAGGACGGGATCGGATTGGCCGATGCGTTTCTGCGTCAACAAGAGCGTCCTCGAGCGCTCTTTTTCTCGTCGGATTATGTGGCGCTCGGTTTTTTAGGAGAGCTGCGCCGTCGCGGCGTCAGCATCCCCGATGAAGTCGCCATCCTTGGCTTCGATGGTCATCCGATCGGTCAGGCGTTCGGGCTGTCGACGATGCACTCCCCGAACGAAGACATCGGCCGGACGTTGTTCGATGTGACGTTCGAGGAGATGAAAGGCGCGGCTTCGGTCACAAACAGTTTAACGGTCACGTATTTGCCCGGTACGACCCTCTAG
- a CDS encoding NCS2 family permease, giving the protein MNFFQLKQHGTNVKQEVMAGITTFVTMAYISVVNPAILSDAGIPFAQAFTATIIAILIGTGLMAFYANLPIAVAPGMGLNAFFAYTLVAQQQITPSAALGVVFVSSVFFLILSLSPIRTKLIQAIPASLKHAITTGIGLFIASLGLKLSGLIVADEANLVRLGDLSSPSVLLVLGGLIVSALLFSRNVPGSLLIGMVLTGIAATFMGLLKIEGVTAMPTLPEGLMVNPLTAFSDVIQYGLFGAVLSFFLVTLFDTTGTLVGVGKQANLLKEDGTIENGHRALFADSLATMGGSLVGTSPSTAYIESAAGVAQGGRTGLTTAVVAGLFGLTLFFSPLIGAISGVAAITAPALIIVGALMLTNVRYIDWTDFSEYFPAFMTILIMPLSGSIERGIAFGFILYPIFKAMNKETVHPLIYLFGALFILEMFFL; this is encoded by the coding sequence ATGAACTTTTTTCAATTGAAACAACATGGCACGAACGTTAAACAAGAAGTGATGGCAGGTATCACAACGTTCGTGACGATGGCATACATCTCCGTCGTCAACCCGGCGATTCTGTCAGATGCAGGCATCCCGTTCGCCCAAGCGTTCACGGCGACGATTATCGCCATCTTGATCGGGACGGGATTGATGGCGTTCTACGCCAACCTCCCGATCGCCGTCGCACCAGGGATGGGACTGAACGCATTCTTTGCGTATACGCTCGTCGCCCAGCAACAGATCACGCCGTCGGCCGCACTTGGTGTCGTCTTCGTCTCGTCGGTCTTCTTCTTGATTTTGTCGCTGTCACCGATTCGGACGAAACTGATTCAAGCCATTCCGGCCTCGCTCAAGCACGCCATTACGACCGGGATCGGTTTGTTCATCGCCTCGCTCGGATTGAAGTTGTCAGGACTCATCGTCGCCGATGAAGCGAACCTCGTTCGCCTCGGTGACTTGTCGTCGCCAAGCGTCCTGCTCGTCCTCGGTGGCTTGATCGTCTCGGCCCTCTTGTTCTCACGGAACGTGCCGGGCTCGCTCCTCATCGGGATGGTGCTCACAGGCATCGCGGCCACCTTCATGGGTCTCTTGAAGATTGAAGGCGTGACGGCGATGCCGACATTGCCGGAAGGGCTCATGGTCAATCCGCTCACGGCGTTCTCAGACGTCATCCAATACGGTTTGTTCGGTGCCGTCTTGTCATTCTTCCTCGTCACGTTGTTCGATACGACGGGAACGCTCGTCGGTGTCGGAAAACAAGCCAACCTGTTAAAAGAGGATGGGACGATCGAGAACGGGCACCGCGCCTTATTCGCGGATTCACTCGCGACGATGGGCGGCTCGCTCGTCGGGACGAGCCCGTCGACGGCCTACATTGAATCAGCTGCCGGTGTCGCTCAAGGTGGACGGACCGGTCTCACGACAGCGGTCGTTGCCGGTTTGTTCGGACTGACGTTGTTCTTCAGCCCGCTCATTGGTGCCATCTCTGGCGTTGCCGCCATCACGGCACCGGCCTTGATCATCGTCGGCGCACTCATGTTGACGAACGTCCGCTATATCGACTGGACAGACTTCAGCGAATACTTCCCGGCGTTCATGACGATTCTGATCATGCCGCTCTCAGGCAGCATCGAACGCGGAATCGCCTTCGGTTTCATCCTGTATCCAATCTTCAAAGCGATGAACAAAGAGACGGTCCACCCTCTCATCTACTTGTTCGGAGCGTTATTCATTTTGGAAATGTTCTTCTTATAA
- a CDS encoding (Fe-S)-binding protein produces MPKVALFVTCLSDTLFPSVGQATVELLEHLGCDVSFPFEQTCCGQPAYNSGYHEETKKIAKHMIETFEKADADYIVGPSGSCVMMMRDYPHLFKDDPAWKMRAEAHAAKTFELTQFIVDVLEVTDVGAKFPAKATYHASCHMTRLLGIEAAPGQLLKNVDGLTMLPLENVHNCCGFGGTFSVKMPDVSVQMVDEKVESILSSGAEVLIGADASCLMNIGGRLHKQGHPIKVMHIAEVLNEGVKQA; encoded by the coding sequence ATGCCTAAAGTGGCACTGTTCGTCACTTGTCTCTCCGATACGTTGTTCCCATCGGTAGGACAAGCGACGGTCGAACTATTAGAACATCTCGGTTGTGACGTCAGTTTCCCGTTTGAGCAGACGTGTTGCGGGCAACCCGCCTACAATAGCGGCTACCATGAAGAGACGAAGAAAATTGCGAAGCATATGATCGAGACGTTCGAGAAGGCCGATGCCGATTATATCGTCGGTCCATCCGGCTCTTGTGTCATGATGATGCGCGACTATCCGCATTTGTTCAAAGATGATCCCGCTTGGAAGATGCGGGCCGAGGCCCATGCGGCGAAGACGTTCGAATTGACGCAGTTCATCGTCGACGTGCTCGAAGTGACAGACGTCGGGGCCAAATTCCCGGCCAAGGCGACGTATCACGCCTCGTGCCATATGACGCGTCTCCTCGGAATCGAGGCGGCACCGGGTCAGCTGCTCAAAAATGTCGACGGATTGACGATGCTCCCGCTCGAGAACGTCCATAACTGTTGCGGCTTCGGGGGGACGTTCTCTGTCAAAATGCCGGATGTCTCAGTGCAAATGGTCGACGAGAAAGTCGAATCGATTTTAAGCTCGGGGGCCGAGGTGTTGATCGGGGCGGACGCTTCGTGTCTGATGAACATCGGGGGGCGCCTGCATAAACAAGGGCATCCAATCAAAGTGATGCATATCGCGGAAGTATTGAACGAAGGGGTGAAACAAGCATGA
- a CDS encoding LutB/LldF family L-lactate oxidation iron-sulfur protein, producing MGIRLDEKFQERRKDGIDNPFMRQAVSSAQNRLRDGRLNAAGELGDWEAFRDHSEEIRQHVLEHLDYYLYQLSENISKRGGNVFFAETPEEANRYIREVVRAKNAKHVVKSKSMVTEEIGLNEALHEEGCTVVESDLGEWILQLDNDPPSHIVAPALHKDRNAVHETFTAHGYEGTNDPTELGRYARRELRKDFLKAEVGITGCNFAIAESGAVGLVTNEGNGRMVTSLPDTVISVMGMERIVPSYEEFEVLVNMLCRSAVGQRLTSYITTFAGTRGFGEVDGPEEFHLVIVDNKRSGILGTQFQSVLQCIRCAACINVCPVYRHIGGHAYGSIYPGPIGAVLAPLLDGYENYKELPYASSLCGACTEACPVKIPLHELLIEHRRVIVEERKQSPFVERIAMKGFAVTSSSPFLFEAAEHIAPFASSPFTKAGQIDKGLPAWTDSKDLPQPAKQTVRDWFKKRGNVE from the coding sequence ATGGGGATTCGGTTAGATGAGAAGTTTCAGGAACGGCGCAAGGACGGAATCGACAACCCGTTCATGCGCCAGGCCGTCAGCTCGGCGCAAAACCGTCTGCGTGACGGACGTTTAAACGCGGCAGGGGAACTCGGGGATTGGGAAGCGTTCCGGGACCATTCGGAAGAGATTCGTCAGCACGTGCTCGAACATCTCGACTACTACTTATATCAATTGAGCGAGAATATCTCGAAACGGGGCGGAAACGTCTTCTTCGCCGAGACACCGGAAGAAGCGAACCGCTATATCCGGGAAGTCGTGCGCGCTAAGAATGCCAAGCACGTCGTCAAATCAAAGTCGATGGTGACAGAAGAGATCGGCTTGAACGAGGCGCTCCATGAGGAAGGATGCACGGTCGTCGAGTCCGACCTCGGGGAATGGATTCTGCAACTCGATAACGACCCGCCGTCGCATATCGTCGCCCCTGCCTTGCACAAGGACCGGAACGCCGTCCACGAGACGTTCACGGCCCACGGCTACGAAGGGACGAACGACCCGACCGAGCTCGGACGCTATGCCCGTCGCGAGCTGCGAAAAGACTTTTTGAAAGCCGAAGTCGGGATCACCGGCTGTAACTTCGCCATCGCCGAGAGCGGTGCCGTCGGTCTTGTCACGAACGAAGGAAACGGGCGCATGGTGACGTCGCTTCCGGACACCGTCATCTCGGTCATGGGGATGGAACGAATCGTCCCGTCGTATGAGGAGTTCGAGGTACTCGTCAACATGTTGTGCCGGAGTGCCGTCGGCCAACGACTCACATCGTATATCACGACGTTCGCCGGTACGAGAGGTTTTGGTGAAGTTGATGGACCAGAAGAGTTCCATCTCGTCATCGTCGACAACAAACGCTCCGGTATCCTCGGCACGCAATTTCAGTCGGTGCTCCAATGTATCCGCTGTGCGGCCTGTATCAACGTCTGTCCGGTGTATCGTCACATCGGCGGTCATGCCTATGGCTCGATTTATCCGGGTCCGATCGGTGCCGTGCTCGCCCCGCTCCTCGATGGTTATGAGAACTATAAAGAGTTGCCGTACGCCTCGAGTCTCTGCGGTGCCTGTACGGAAGCCTGCCCGGTCAAAATCCCGCTTCACGAGTTGCTAATCGAACATCGCCGTGTCATCGTCGAAGAGAGAAAACAGTCACCGTTCGTCGAGCGCATCGCCATGAAAGGCTTCGCGGTCACGTCGTCGAGCCCGTTCTTGTTCGAAGCGGCCGAACACATCGCGCCGTTCGCGTCGTCCCCGTTCACGAAAGCGGGACAAATCGACAAAGGGTTACCGGCGTGGACGGATTCGAAAGACTTGCCACAACCGGCCAAGCAGACGGTACGGGATTGGTTCAAGAAACGGGGGAATGTAGAATGA
- a CDS encoding LutC/YkgG family protein, with translation MNPGTITNREDFLKRIAGQLGRDVDLTPPKRVYKHRPQDEVLKDASDEELLETFRMVATRIHTDVVECESANLDDTLRLLIERYDGQSIIAERDDRIQAWAPQTSESFDWWDAERPEDSRALAVKADIGITIADQALAESATIVQYAAPGKSRTISLLPRDHIAIIPKSVLVPRMTQAAKKLAELDRTGDLASPNGVNFISGPSNSADIEMNLIVGVHGPVRVAYVLVHDL, from the coding sequence ATGAATCCAGGAACGATTACCAATCGCGAGGATTTTCTAAAACGGATCGCGGGACAGCTCGGACGTGACGTCGACTTGACGCCGCCGAAACGCGTGTATAAGCACCGCCCGCAAGACGAGGTGCTGAAAGACGCCTCTGACGAGGAACTGCTCGAGACGTTCCGGATGGTCGCGACACGCATCCATACTGACGTCGTCGAATGCGAGTCGGCTAACCTCGATGATACACTCCGTCTCTTGATTGAACGGTATGATGGGCAGAGCATCATCGCCGAACGTGACGACCGAATCCAGGCATGGGCGCCCCAGACGAGCGAATCGTTCGACTGGTGGGATGCGGAGCGGCCAGAAGACAGCCGTGCCCTCGCCGTGAAGGCCGATATCGGTATCACGATTGCCGACCAGGCCCTCGCCGAGAGTGCGACGATCGTCCAGTACGCGGCTCCAGGGAAGTCACGCACAATCAGCTTATTGCCGCGCGACCATATTGCCATCATCCCGAAATCGGTGCTCGTGCCGCGGATGACACAGGCAGCCAAAAAATTAGCCGAACTTGACCGGACCGGTGACCTCGCCTCGCCGAACGGTGTCAACTTCATCTCCGGCCCGTCGAACTCGGCCGATATCGAGATGAATTTGATTGTCGGCGTCCACGGACCTGTCCGTGTCGCCTACGTGCTCGTCCATGACTTATAA
- a CDS encoding DUF4097 family beta strand repeat-containing protein, with the protein MTEEQYLLELERLLMGMSVIDRVDILRDVSEYFASGRIDGKSDAAMVEELGTPDALANELLGSVEPLTEERKEPAIVKSPNVAFRNVSINVLQAHVKVVPSDDGFAYATLETERDHGVTMDIVGDTLEIRIESERRFGLSNLFSWIVTKAPVLHVELPRHAYEKVMIKNRLGSCDMSNVDATSVDVESENGSITAHTVRAERASFRSSNGKVSLTSITGQILDAQSSNGSVEVGASNVDRLEIQSSNGRLDINDVTGAIEGKTSNGRIDCVIDVIEHPIRLKTNNGRIDMRLKQDPRDAVIRAKTRNGKVELFGDRANERTFGDGAVEVKLTSSNGSITVE; encoded by the coding sequence ATGACAGAAGAACAGTACTTATTAGAACTCGAACGGTTATTGATGGGAATGAGCGTCATCGATCGGGTCGATATTTTACGGGACGTGTCAGAGTACTTTGCGAGCGGACGGATTGACGGGAAAAGTGATGCGGCGATGGTTGAGGAACTCGGAACGCCGGATGCGCTTGCGAATGAGTTACTCGGTTCCGTCGAGCCACTCACAGAAGAGCGTAAAGAACCTGCCATTGTGAAAAGTCCGAACGTGGCGTTTCGCAACGTCTCGATCAACGTCCTGCAAGCACACGTCAAAGTCGTCCCATCTGATGACGGCTTTGCCTACGCGACGCTCGAGACGGAACGGGACCACGGGGTGACGATGGATATCGTTGGAGACACGCTCGAAATCCGAATTGAGTCAGAACGTCGTTTCGGTCTGTCGAACCTATTCTCCTGGATCGTCACGAAAGCACCGGTGTTACACGTCGAGCTGCCGCGCCATGCGTATGAGAAGGTCATGATCAAAAACCGTCTCGGTTCGTGCGATATGAGCAACGTTGACGCCACGTCGGTCGACGTCGAGAGTGAGAATGGGAGCATCACGGCCCACACAGTTCGCGCCGAGCGTGCCTCATTCCGCTCCTCGAACGGAAAAGTCAGTTTGACGTCGATAACAGGACAGATCCTTGACGCGCAATCATCGAACGGGAGTGTGGAAGTGGGCGCCTCGAACGTGGACCGCCTCGAAATCCAATCGTCGAACGGTCGCCTCGATATTAACGACGTGACAGGAGCGATTGAGGGGAAAACCTCGAACGGCCGCATCGACTGTGTGATTGATGTGATCGAGCATCCAATCCGTCTGAAGACGAACAATGGCCGCATCGATATGCGTCTGAAGCAAGATCCGCGTGATGCCGTCATTCGGGCCAAGACGAGAAACGGCAAAGTCGAGCTGTTCGGAGACCGGGCGAACGAGCGGACGTTCGGGGACGGAGCGGTTGAAGTCAAACTGACGAGCTCAAACGGGAGTATCACGGTCGAATAA
- a CDS encoding PadR family transcriptional regulator: MNPQFKKGVLNLCVLALVETHDRYGYELVQAISTKVAISEGAVYPLLRRLTSDGYFTTYLKESAEGPPRKYYAITEQGEAHLAELRAEWEAFTTGVNELIEGGTGK, translated from the coding sequence ATGAATCCTCAGTTCAAGAAAGGTGTGCTCAACTTGTGCGTGCTCGCGCTCGTCGAGACGCATGACCGCTACGGCTACGAGCTCGTGCAAGCCATTTCGACGAAAGTCGCCATCTCGGAAGGAGCCGTCTATCCACTTCTGAGACGGCTCACGTCGGACGGGTATTTCACAACGTATTTAAAAGAATCAGCAGAAGGACCGCCGCGAAAGTATTACGCGATCACGGAGCAAGGGGAAGCTCATTTGGCGGAACTACGCGCGGAGTGGGAAGCGTTCACGACCGGTGTCAACGAATTGATTGAAGGGGGAACGGGCAAATGA
- a CDS encoding HAMP domain-containing sensor histidine kinase: MKTWIDQRIGRQFLFVFYLFIGLILLTSLAVYMYTENRIEQTTSSLENISERRTNATELFETWQSMQYEMRGYVILGDEAMLARVKDKQDLIETQTTWFETNAVTEKEKTYASDARTLFSAYQQRVMPSLERYVVAKREGTVTEPFLKMPTLGKVNPQAEPPADRKFKINSKSAADMSASIVDMETVFTEYRNSLNEEENQLREQLATHTKWAQVLWLLSLLAVLLVLFIAARPYVQRLTGQLHELIINSERLADERIIPIPAAVSSRNEVGQLTNSFRQMASSLATQRYQVEEEREKTARLLHSIRDAVIYVEHTTHEKFANQALFIMFNQAVTKRNEMDLYRLDVDLEELGLQVDQKDSFFSFMRRAFDGESMEESVTFSMNQEERFIQMYAEKIHLRGTRHGTMLVFRDVTQETEVDRLKTELVSTVSHELRTPLTSIIGFTELLRYRTMPAERTDQYLGMIHQETLRLEDLISNLLDVQRMESGKQTYHSQPESLHAILKETIAVHQGASEHHQLALECDTNLYVYGDRDRLNQLFTNLLHNAIKYSPDGGKVAVCVTNDKSDVIEISIQDTGIGIPLSALPKLFDKFYRVDNSASRKIGGTGLGLAICKEIAEGHGGSIRVDSNVGHGSTFTIILPKYSMEDQMSS; this comes from the coding sequence ATGAAAACATGGATTGACCAACGGATCGGAAGACAGTTTTTATTCGTCTTCTATTTATTCATCGGATTGATCCTCCTGACCTCACTCGCCGTGTACATGTATACGGAAAACCGAATCGAACAGACGACGTCATCGCTCGAGAACATTAGTGAACGTCGCACGAACGCGACCGAGCTATTTGAGACGTGGCAGTCGATGCAATATGAGATGCGTGGTTACGTCATCCTCGGCGACGAGGCGATGCTCGCTCGTGTCAAAGACAAACAAGACTTGATTGAAACGCAGACCACCTGGTTCGAAACGAACGCGGTCACCGAAAAAGAGAAAACGTATGCTAGTGATGCGCGGACGCTCTTCTCGGCCTACCAACAGCGCGTCATGCCGAGCCTTGAGCGTTATGTCGTTGCCAAACGCGAAGGGACGGTCACTGAACCGTTCTTAAAAATGCCGACGCTCGGTAAAGTGAACCCGCAAGCGGAGCCACCTGCCGATCGCAAATTCAAAATCAACTCGAAAAGTGCGGCTGACATGAGCGCTAGCATCGTTGACATGGAGACCGTATTCACAGAGTATCGCAACTCGTTGAATGAGGAAGAGAATCAACTACGTGAACAACTGGCCACACATACGAAGTGGGCCCAAGTGTTATGGCTCCTCTCGCTCCTAGCGGTCTTGCTCGTCCTCTTTATCGCTGCCCGCCCTTACGTCCAACGGCTGACCGGTCAACTTCATGAGCTGATCATCAACAGTGAACGTTTGGCGGACGAGCGGATCATCCCGATTCCAGCGGCCGTGTCGTCACGGAACGAGGTCGGACAGCTGACGAACTCATTCCGTCAAATGGCCTCTTCGCTCGCGACGCAGCGCTATCAAGTCGAGGAAGAGCGCGAGAAGACGGCGCGACTGTTGCATTCGATTCGTGATGCGGTCATTTACGTCGAACATACGACACATGAAAAGTTCGCCAACCAGGCCCTCTTTATCATGTTCAACCAAGCCGTCACGAAACGAAACGAGATGGACCTGTATCGCTTGGATGTTGATTTAGAAGAACTCGGCCTGCAAGTCGATCAAAAAGACTCGTTCTTTTCATTCATGCGCCGTGCGTTTGACGGTGAGAGCATGGAAGAAAGCGTAACGTTCTCGATGAATCAAGAAGAACGATTCATCCAGATGTATGCGGAGAAAATCCACTTGCGCGGCACCCGTCATGGCACGATGCTCGTCTTCCGGGATGTGACGCAAGAGACCGAGGTCGACCGGTTGAAGACAGAACTCGTTTCGACCGTGTCGCACGAACTGCGCACACCGCTTACGAGCATCATCGGCTTCACCGAACTGCTTCGCTATCGGACGATGCCTGCCGAACGCACCGATCAATATTTAGGGATGATTCACCAAGAGACGCTACGTCTCGAGGACTTGATTTCAAACTTATTGGACGTGCAACGGATGGAGTCCGGCAAACAGACGTACCATAGCCAACCGGAGAGCCTGCATGCCATTTTGAAAGAGACCATCGCCGTCCATCAAGGCGCGAGCGAACATCATCAGCTCGCCCTCGAGTGTGACACGAATCTGTATGTATACGGTGACCGGGATCGGCTCAACCAACTGTTCACGAACTTGCTCCACAACGCGATCAAATATTCGCCGGACGGCGGAAAAGTCGCCGTCTGCGTCACGAATGATAAATCAGACGTCATTGAGATTTCGATTCAAGACACAGGCATCGGGATTCCACTGTCGGCGTTGCCGAAACTGTTCGACAAGTTTTATCGGGTCGACAATTCGGCCAGCCGCAAAATCGGCGGCACGGGACTCGGCCTTGCCATCTGTAAAGAAATTGCTGAAGGCCATGGCGGCTCAATCCGGGTCGATTCGAACGTCGGGCACGGATCGACGTTCACGATCATCTTGCCGAAGTATAGTATGGAAGATCAGATGAGCAGCTAA
- a CDS encoding IS1182 family transposase produces the protein MIRKSTESETNRTQLEMVTLDELVPADHLVRKIEAVIDFEFIYPLVEDLYSEDRGRPSVDPVVLIKMAFLQYLFGIRSMRQTIREIETNVAYRWFLGFGFTDKVPHFSTFGKNYVRRFQYTSLFDDIFYHILEQAADAGFIDRAVLFVDSTHVKANANKRKLVKKTVRQEVKHYQEQLDAEVERDREESGKKPLGPKKNQAEETKEIKVSTTDPESGYYVKGEREKQFAYSVHAASDAHGFVLGAIVTPGNVHDSVAFPDLLDKVSDRLIQPFAVAADSAYKNPAIAKLLIDRGILPVFPYTRPKGKKGAFKTKDFIYDEHHDVYICPNNELLTYSTTMREGKRKYVSNPAVCVNCPLLEQCTKSQKHQRIIERHLWQPYMDEVEDLRHTELNRNIYDRRKQTVERVFADAKEKHGMRWTRYRGLEKVSMQAMLTFAALNLKKMAGWAWKNAQPA, from the coding sequence ATGATCAGGAAATCAACAGAATCGGAAACCAATCGGACACAACTGGAAATGGTCACGCTCGACGAGCTTGTGCCAGCGGACCATCTGGTCCGAAAAATCGAGGCGGTGATCGACTTTGAGTTCATCTATCCGCTCGTGGAGGACTTATATTCTGAGGACCGTGGCCGGCCAAGCGTCGACCCTGTCGTCCTGATCAAGATGGCCTTCCTTCAGTACCTGTTCGGTATCCGATCCATGCGACAGACGATTCGTGAGATCGAGACGAACGTCGCATACCGTTGGTTTCTCGGGTTCGGGTTCACGGACAAGGTGCCACATTTCTCGACGTTCGGGAAGAACTATGTGCGTCGGTTCCAGTACACGAGCTTGTTCGACGACATCTTCTATCATATCCTTGAACAGGCTGCTGACGCAGGGTTCATCGATCGTGCCGTCCTATTCGTCGACTCGACACACGTCAAAGCGAACGCAAACAAGCGGAAGCTCGTCAAGAAGACCGTCCGGCAAGAGGTGAAGCACTATCAAGAACAACTCGATGCCGAGGTCGAGCGAGACCGCGAAGAAAGTGGAAAGAAGCCCTTAGGGCCAAAAAAGAATCAGGCGGAGGAGACGAAGGAAATCAAGGTCAGCACGACAGACCCTGAGAGTGGATATTACGTGAAGGGTGAGCGTGAGAAGCAGTTCGCTTACTCGGTCCATGCGGCGAGCGACGCCCATGGGTTCGTGCTCGGTGCTATCGTCACACCGGGTAACGTGCACGATAGTGTAGCGTTCCCCGATCTGCTCGACAAGGTCTCCGACCGCCTGATTCAACCGTTCGCCGTCGCCGCCGACTCCGCCTATAAAAATCCGGCCATTGCCAAGCTGCTGATTGACCGTGGGATCCTGCCGGTCTTCCCATACACCCGCCCGAAGGGTAAGAAGGGCGCCTTCAAGACCAAGGATTTCATCTACGACGAGCACCATGACGTCTACATCTGCCCAAACAACGAGTTATTAACGTACAGCACGACGATGCGCGAGGGGAAACGCAAGTACGTCTCGAATCCTGCGGTTTGTGTGAACTGCCCGCTGCTCGAGCAGTGCACGAAGAGCCAGAAGCACCAGCGGATCATCGAGCGGCACCTCTGGCAACCCTATATGGACGAGGTCGAAGACCTCCGCCACACGGAATTGAACCGCAACATCTATGACCGTCGTAAACAGACGGTCGAGCGCGTGTTCGCGGACGCAAAAGAGAAGCATGGCATGCGTTGGACCCGTTATCGGGGACTTGAAAAAGTTTCAATGCAGGCGATGCTTACTTTTGCTGCCCTCAATCTTAAGAAGATGGCGGGCTGGGCATGGAAGAACGCCCAGCCCGCCTGA
- a CDS encoding glucose 1-dehydrogenase produces the protein MANYPELKGKVAVITGSSKGLGRAIAERYAKEGVHVVLNYRSSEDEMKKVIQGIEEAGGKAVAVKGDVAEEGLAEKMIETAVSEFGKMDIFVNNAGVQVEAKTHEMELDNWKKIIDTNLTGTFLGVRAALKYFVEHEIKGNIINMSSVHEVIPRPGYTHYAASKGGVKMFTKSVALEYAPNKIRVNGIAPGAIDTPINEETMQDPEEKKGLEALIPTHEIGRPEQIAAVAAWLASDESSYVTGATIFADGGLSLYPAFGPENKVQ, from the coding sequence ATGGCTAACTATCCAGAACTGAAAGGAAAAGTCGCGGTTATCACCGGGAGTTCGAAAGGACTCGGTCGAGCGATTGCCGAACGTTACGCAAAAGAAGGGGTCCATGTCGTCCTGAACTATCGCAGCAGTGAAGACGAGATGAAGAAAGTCATTCAAGGAATCGAAGAGGCTGGCGGCAAGGCAGTCGCGGTCAAAGGTGACGTGGCGGAAGAAGGACTCGCCGAAAAGATGATTGAAACGGCCGTGTCTGAATTTGGAAAGATGGACATCTTCGTCAACAACGCCGGCGTACAAGTCGAAGCGAAAACGCATGAGATGGAACTCGACAACTGGAAGAAAATCATCGACACGAACTTGACCGGAACGTTCCTTGGTGTACGTGCTGCCCTCAAATACTTTGTCGAACATGAAATCAAAGGGAACATCATCAACATGTCATCGGTGCATGAAGTGATTCCGCGTCCTGGCTATACGCATTATGCAGCGAGCAAGGGCGGCGTCAAGATGTTCACGAAGTCGGTCGCGCTCGAGTACGCACCGAACAAGATTCGCGTCAACGGCATCGCACCGGGTGCGATTGATACTCCAATCAATGAAGAGACGATGCAAGACCCAGAAGAGAAAAAAGGACTCGAGGCGCTCATCCCAACACATGAAATCGGGCGCCCTGAACAGATTGCGGCGGTGGCTGCATGGCTTGCTTCTGACGAGTCGTCGTACGTCACAGGCGCGACGATTTTCGCGGATGGCGGTCTATCGCTTTACCCGGCTTTCGGTCCTGAAAATAAAGTGCAATGA